The DNA segment CCTGATCTTAGATGCCAGCCAAGGATGGAACGGAAACTCTGTTCCAGGCTCCGATTCATCCTGGTATTCAGAATGAACCGGATTTGTAGTAACTTCGACAAAACGTTTCATTAAAGATTAGACTCTGGAAACCGCCTCTTGGGGATCGTAAGCCAAATTCGGAGAAAGCCATTTTTCCACTTCTGAAACGCTGATCCCTTTCCGGTTTGCATAATCTTGGACCTGGTCCTTATTGATCTTTGCGACTGCAAAATATTTGGAAGCAGGATGAGAGAAATACAAACCGCTCACGGAACTTGCAGGCATCATCGCAAAATGTTCAGTAAGTGTGATTCCAGTATTTTTCTCCGCATCCAATAGATCAAATAACGTTCTCTTTTCAGTATGGTCCGGACTTGCAGGATAACCTGCAGCGGGACGAATGCCCTGATAACGTTCTCGGATCAATTCCTCAGAAGAAAGATTTTCATCGGCCACATAGCCCCAGATCTCCTTTCTGATCTTGAGGTGCATATATTCTGCAAATGCTTCTGCAAAACGATCCCCTAAAGCCTTTGCCATGATGGAATTATAATCATCCAGGCGAGAATCGAAAATGGATGCAAACTCTTCCACTCCATGACCTGCTGTGACCGCAAAACCTCCGATATAATCTGCAATTCCACTTTCTTTAGGAGCGATATAGTCCGCTAAACAGTAATTAGGTTCGTCTTTTTCTTCTTTGCTAATCTGTTGGCGCAGAGTATGGAAAACAGTTTTAACCTTAGCTCTAGTTTCGTCTTCGTAAACTTCTATGTCATCGCCTACACTATTCGCAGGGAAGATACCGATCACTCCTCTGGTCTTGTATCTCTTATTAGAAATAATATCTTCTAATAATTTCTGAGCGTCTTTGAATAATTCTTTGGCTTGTTTACCATAAGTTTCACTTTCCAGAATGGAAGGATAACGTCCTTTTAACTCCCAAGCTTGAAAGAATGGGGACCAGTCTATATAAGGAACCAACTCTTCCAGAGAGATCTCATTATCAAAAACACGAACTCCCGTAAAGTTCGGTTTAGTCACCTTAGTCACATTCCAATCAGTAACGTATCTATTTTCTCGAGCATCTACGATAGAAACAAGTTTACGATCACTTCTTGTATTGAAGTAAATTTCTCTTTGGATCTTCTGCTCTTCTTTGATCTGCTTTATGTAATCCGGTTTTAAAGAAGGATTCAAAAGTTTTCCAACAACATTTACTACCCTAGAAGCATCCAAAACATGGACCACGGGTTGATCATACTTCTCCGAAATTTTTACGGAAGTGTGGGCCGAACTTGTAGTAGCTCCTCCGATCAATAGAGGAATATCGAAACCCGTTCTTTTCATCTCGGAAGCCACATGAACCATCTCATCTAGAGAAGGAGTGATTAGACCGGACAAACCGATGATGTCTACATTCTCCTTTTTTGCTTCTTCTAGGATCTTTTCGCAGGGGACCATCACTCCTAGATCTATCACTTCGTAGTTATTACATGCAAGAACTACTGCCACGATATTCTTACCGATATCGTGAACATCTCCTTTCACCGTAGCGATCAGGAATTTTTGTTTTTTGGAAGCCTGAGCTTGTTTGCGGTTCTCTTCTTCCATAAAAGGTAGAAGATACGCCACAGACTTTTTCATCACCCTTGCACTTTTGACTACCTGAGGAAGGAACATTTTTCCGGATCCAAACAGATCGCCTACAACTCTCATTCCGTCCATCAAAGGACCTTCGATCACTTGTAACGGTTGATCGTATTTGAGTCTTGCTTCTTCAGTGTCTTGTTCTATGTATTCTACAATTCCTTTTACGAGAGAATATTCTAATCTTTGCTCTACTGTTCCTTCTCTCCAGGCTTCTTCTTTCTTTTCCGCCTTCTCACCTGACTTAAAGGATTCTGCAAAGTCGATCAACCTTTCGGTCGCATCTGATCTTCTGTTTAAGAGGACGTCTTCTACTCTTTCCAAAAGATCTTTAGGAATTTCTTCATAAACCGCAAGCATACCTGCGTTTACGATCGCCATATCCATTCCAGCTTTGATCGCATAATATAAGAAGGCGGAGTGCATTGCTTCTCTTACAGGATTATTTCCGCGGAAAGAAAAGGAGATATTACTTAAACCGCCGCTGATCTTTGCACCCGGGCAAACAACTTTGATCTCCTTGATCGCTTCTATAAAATCGACCGCGTAGTTATTATGCTCTTCGATCCCCGTCCCTACAGTTAGAATGTTCGGATCGAAAATGATATCGAACGGAGAGAAACCTGCCTTCTCCACTAAAAGATCATAAGCTCTTTTGCAAATACGGACCTTGTCGTCTTTAGTAGCGGCCTGGCCTTGTTCATCAAAGGCCATTACGATGACAGAGGCACCGTACATCTTGATCGTTTTTGCCTGTTGTAAGAACTTCTCTTCACCTTCTTTTAAGGAAATGGAGTTTACGATCGGCTTTCCTTGGATACATTTCAATCCGGTTTCCAAAACGGACCATTTGGAACTGTCGACCATGAAAGGAACCTTTGCTATATCAGGTTCCACTGCGATCAAATTCAAGAATTCTTTCATGGAGGCTTCTCCATCTAAAAGAGCCTCGTCGAAGTTTATATCTATTACGTTAGCGCCTGCTTCTACCTGTTGTAAAGCGACCGATACCGCTTCTTCAAAGTTTCCTTCTAAGATCAACTTTTTGAATTTAGGAGAACCGGTTACGTTAGTTCTTTCTCCAATCAAGACGAAACCGGTTGCTTCATCTATATTCAAAGGTTCTAATCCGGATAATCTGGTTTTTCCCTCAATCTCCGGTATAACCCTTGGCTTTTTGCCTTGGACAGCTTTGGCTCCTTCTTTAATGTGAGCGGGAGTAGTTCCGCAGCATCCACCAGCAATGTTCAACCAACCTTGGCTGGAAAAATCGTTTAAAAAATTCCCGAATTCTTCCGGAGTTTGGTCATATCCACCGAACGCGTTAGGCAACCCAGCATTCGGATAACAACTGATATAACAACCTGAGATCCTGGATAATTCTTCTATATAGGGCCTCATCTCTCCTGCACCCAAGGCACAGTTGATCCCTACTGAAAGAGGATTTGCGTGATAGATGGAATTGTAGAATGCCTCGATCGTCTGTCCTGATAGAGTTCTTCCGGAAGCGTCAGTGATCGTTACAGAAAGAGACACTGGAATTCGTACATTCAAATCTTTGAATACGTTCTCGATCGCAACGATGATCGCTTTTAGATTTAAAGTATCTATATTCGTTTCGGAAAGAAGAATATCGACTCCTTCTTCCACCAGCGCTCTTACTTGCTCGTAAAATGTTTCTACCAGTTCATCGAAAGTTACTGCACGGAATGCAGGATTATTCACATCCGGAGAAAGAGAAGCCGTTCTTGTCGTAGGACCGATGGATCCTGCGAGGAATAAAGGCTGGTCAGGACGAGTTTTGGAAAATCTCTCCATTGCTGCACGAGCAACCTTCACCGCTTTTCTATTCAATTCATCTACATAAGCTTCCGCATTATAATCTGCTTGAGAAATCCGGTTAGAGCTAAATGTATTCGTTTCTAAAATATTCGCCCCTGCTTCCAAAAACTTATAATGTATTTCTTCGATCACCTCTGGTTTAGTGATTACTAGAAGATCATTATTCCCCTTAAGCGCAGAAGGATGATCTTTAAGGCGTTCATCTCGGAAGTCTTCTTCTCCCAAACCATATCTTTGGATCATGGTCCCCATTGCGCCGTCAAGAACTAGTATCCTTTCTTCCAATAACTTCAGAAGTTCTTGTGCCTTGGGGTTTGTATATGTGGGAAATTTATGTTTCATAATTCTTTAATATTGCAGTGTTTATCTAATAGAGGTTTTTTAAGATCGTTGATCATCGGCAGCGTTTTCGATTCTTTTGCGTTCAAAACGATCCAATCTTTCCATATTACCGGCACCTCATCCTCCGGGAAGATGGCATTCACCGGACATTCCCTCAAACAATCATTACAATTGATGCAAATGTCCGGATCTATGACTAAGTAATCCTTTCCTTCTCGGAAAGCTTCCACAGGACAGGCAGCAGCACAGTAAGTAATTTTACACCCTACGCAGGGTTCGGTTACTACGTATGCCACATCCTCTCCTTATCGATTAATAGCGGTAATGTTCCGGTTTGAACGGACCTTCTACCGGTACTCCGATATACTCAGCTTGTTTAGCGTTTAATGTGGTTAGGCGAACTCCTAATTGCTCCAAATGTAACGCTGCAACTTTCTCATCTAATTTTTTAGGCAATCTATAGACGCCGATCTCGTATTTATTGTTCCAAAGTTCTATCTGAGCCAATACTTGGTTCGTGAAAGAACAAGACATTACGAAAGATGGGTGACCAGTTGCACAACCTAAGTTCACTAAACGACCTTCTGCAAGAACGATAATGGATCTACCATTCTCGAAAGTATATTTGTCCACCTGAGGTTTGATTTCCTTCTTCACCACGCCTTTCTCAGCATTCAATCTGGACATTTGGATCTCAGTGTCGAAGTGTCCGATATTGCAAAGAATCGCGCCGTCTTTCATTGCTTTCATGTGTTCAAGGGAAATTATGTCGTCGTTTCCGGTCGCAGTTACTACAATATCCACGAATTCAATCGCGTCTTCTACCCTTAGAACTTGGTATCCTTCCATTACTGCCTGAAGAGCGCAGATTGGATCGATTTCAGTAACGATCACTCTAGCGCCGAAATTGCGTAAAGAAGCAGCAGAACCCTTTCCAACGTCTCCGTATCCGCAAACAAGAGCTACTTTTCCAGCAAGCATCACGTCGGTTGCACGTTTGATACCGTCTGCTAAGGATTCTCTACAACCGTATAAGTTGTCGAATTTAGACTTAGTAACGGAATCGTTCACGTTGATCGCAGGAAGTTTCAATTCTCCTTTTTTGAGAAGTTTTTCAAGACCTTTTACTCCTGTAGTAGTTTCTTCAGAAACTCCTTTGATCTCCGCGAGAAGTTGAGGATATTTCTCGTGAACATACATGGTGAGGTCACCACCGTCGTCCAGGATCATGTTCGGGCCTTTTCCACCGTCAAAGAAGATAGTCTGCTCTACACACCACCAATATTCTTCTTCCGTTTCACCTTTCCAAGCAAATACAGGAACTCCGGTTTTTGCGATAGCAGCTGCTGCATGGTCTTGGGTGGAGAAGATATTGCAAGAAGACCAACGAACTTCTGCTCCAAGCTCAGTCAGAGTTTCAATCAGAACTGCAGTTTGGATGGTCATATGAAGGGAGCCCGCGATACGCGCACCTTTCAGAGGTTGTTTCCCCTTATATTCTTTGCGTAAGGACATCAGACCCGGCATTTCTTTTTCAGCCAGAATGATTTCTTCGCGACCCCAGTCCGCGAGAGAAATGTCTTTAACCTTATATTTTAAACCTTTTTCTTGTATTGTAGCGGACATTAAAGTCCTCCTCTTTTCTTAGCTTTAATTATTAATACTTTGAAGTATTTCTGAGATTCTACTTCTTCTATGGATTCAAGACTGAAACCGGTATGGTTCAGCCAATCTGTGAGAAGTTCCGACTCGAATCCGAGCCATAAGTCGGCGAAATTATCGCGCATGATTTCTTGGTTATGTTTTTTGAGATCTACGATGATGAAAGTGCCGTCGTCCTTTAGAACTTTATGTATTTCTTTCATAGCCTGAGGTGGATTGGAAAGGTGGTGTAGGACCATCGAAGCTACGACAGAATCTGCAGATTGCACCAGGTTCTCAGGCAAAGTTTCAATTTCGGATGTAAACAATTGGACTTGGGAATTATTTAAAAAGGAACTCTTTGCCTCTTTAATCATCTTTTCAGAAGAATCGATCCCGATAACTTCCTGACTCTTCATTAATAAATAAGGGATTAAACCACCAGGACCGCACCCAAGGTCTAAGATCCGACTAGAATGTTCAGGAAGTAAATCCAGGATCTTATTCCGATATAAAACCGGATCTAAAACATCACTTTGAATGCTTTCCCAATTTTGGGCAACATCATCGAAGTATTTTGATCTTTTCAGATCTCTCTGTTTAAGAATATCCTTAGTCTTAACTAAATCTTGTTCCGAATGAGGAAGACTCTTTTCAAAATCCAAAAGAAGAGTATGAAATCTGGCAGAAAAATCCTGCGCATCGTCATTCGAAACCTTAGGGCTATAATATACCCAAGAGCCTTCGCGTTGAGATGTCAAAAATCCAGCATCTGCCAGAATTTTTAAATGCCTAGAGATCCTAGATTGCCCCATATCCAGAACTTCTGTTATCTCCTGAACATTTAGAGGAGCTATCGAGAGTATTCGAAGAACCCGAATGCGGGTTTCATCGGATAATGCCTTTATCGCGAGCAGAATATCTCGATCCTGAAAAACCCCTTTTGTTGTAGAAGGAGCAACGAGAATTGAATCTGAGTAAGTTCCGACAGATTCCCTTTCTAAAGACATATCCTTTAGCGACATTTCGAGAGCCTTTCCACAAGATATCAAGATATCTTGATTTCTTCAAGTAAAAATTATCATATATGCAGGCATAATTATGTCTTATCGCTTGTCTCCAACAACGGCAGGAAAACTAACTCCACTTTGGAGACCCCCTCTCGAGAGTGAATTTCCGAGGCAATGCCACTAAAATGATCCGAACCTCTCGGGTCCCTAAGTTCAAAACACGACGAATTTCTATAACCCTTGAAGTCGGCGGTTTTCGATTTCGCCAAAAGTGAGAAAGAATTCTTTCATCCACTTCAAGTGATTCCCAATGAATCATTAACACAATTATATAATTCATCGAAACACCGTGCGCAAGAGCCACATTCCTCAACTCTTGGTAATTTTCTTCTTTCGGACGATAACTGTGGCGAATGAGATGTTGGCCTTTCGCTTGAAAGGAAGTTCGGAGTGGATTTCTTCCCATATATCTTTGAGACTGAAGCAGTAGACCATACTTCTCTTGTAAGCGTCTCAAGTATCGAGGAAAGTTTCGCTTGCAATCAACTGGAACTTTTCTCCAAAGCCTTTCCGGAATTAACGCCGTAGAAGGATATGGATTCTTAATTATCTTCGTCTTTCGTTTAAGTTTATCATTTTGGAAAACGGTAGAGTTCATACCCTCCTCGTTTCCCGAATTTGAATTAGTGCGTGAGGATTTTTTAATTTGTCGAAGTTACTACAGTCGGATAAATTATATATCCTGCTTTGTTTGATTTAATAATTCCTGGTTCTGAAGTTTTTGATCTCGAAGAATTTTGTAATTTTCTTCCATGATCTTCTTAAAGCCATCTAAAATCTTCATTTTCTCGCGCATAAATTCTTCTAAAGGCTGCTTCAGAAGACCTTGAGGAGATATAACAGCCTCTTCATCCCGTTTTAGGGGAAAGTTCTTTCCATTTTCTGTCGTAACTCCGACTTCTCCTTCTTTCACAAAAATTCCATTTGGTACATCGGAATCTTCGTGATCAGGATTTTCTTTGCGTTGAACTTCATTTTCTTCACAAATTACAAATTGTGTTCCTCTAACGCCAGCGTTGTAAGAAGGCGCAGTGATTGTAAAATCTTCTTTCTTAGATCCTTTATCTACCCGAGCAAATACCTTACCGGAAACCAGTTCTAATTTTGATTTATTCGACTTTTTGTCGGAACTCAGCTCAGCAATTTTAACTTTCGTAAAAGCCGCAATGCGAACAACAACGGAGGGACCAATCTGGAGATCGACTTTCCCCTCCTTCGTTTCAAGTTCATCCTGTTTTTTTAAGATTGAATTTTTCTTGAGACTTACCTTTTTCCCATCCTGGATTCCGGAAACGTCTCCCACGATGAAAAGTACGATAGCAATTTCTTCTTCGGCGAATAAAGAAGAAGGCAAAGAAATTAAAGTAGAGAAAATGATGAAAGCAAATACGATTACTCGGTTCTTCATACGAGGGTTTTTCCTATAACACTAATTTATTCAATAAAGCTGTAGTAGGATCTACTAGATTTATTAGAATATCAACAATTTGAAACTTACTTTTTGGAAGAATTTTGCAGATTAAACGGAGAATAACGAGCTTTCAAGGCAAAATGTTCGCTTTCAAGCAAAGAATCTACTGATTCAAAGCTCAATTCTGTCTCCTGAGATGTAATTACGGGAAATCCATAGTATTTATTCTTATGTGAAATCTCCTTCTTCTGTTTTTTCCGATCCGAAATGAAATCAAGGTGACTTTGTAATCTGTTTTGTAGGATCTTCGACGAAACATTGACTGCTGCAAGTAGCTTCTTTCTTGCGATTTCGAGAATTCCTTTATCTACATCATATCCAATGCTATTTCTAGAGGAAAGAAGAGCCGCTAATGATGTAGTCCCCGTTCCTAAAAATGGGTCTAAGATTATATCACCCTTTATGGAAAACATATTCACCAACCGATAGGCAAAATCCAAAGGAAATGCCGCAGTCCTTTCGCGCGAAGCTCCGACATCTTTAAAAATCTGCCTCTCTCCCTTTAAGTCCCAGACATCAGAAAACCAAACATTTCTTTCTTCCCAGAAGAAGGCGCTATTTCGTCGGATCTCCGTCTCAGATTTAGAATACTTTCTCAGCCCTCCTTTACGAAGGATCAGAATATACTCATGCTCATAGGTAACGTAGGCACCGACCGGATACATTCCGGAACCCATAAACTTGGTTGGGGAATTAGTTTGCTTTCTCCAAAGAATATCTGGCAAAGAAGTAAAACCGAAGTTACGACAAGCCTGCAAGATCCTAGAGTGATTCGAAAATAGGCTGAATTCTCCTCCGATACTTCGAGTAGCATCTCCTATATTTACGAGCAGTATTCCGCCCTCCTTCAAGACTCGAAAACATTCGCCCCAGACCTTGTCCAATTGCAAATGCATTGCCTCGAAGGCTTCATTTCCCAAGCTTTTGGCAAGGGCAGCCTTGGTATTTTTGTCCCAACTTTTGAAGAGGTCGTCCCACATTTCTACCATGGGGTAAGGGGGCGAAGTTAATACGAGGTCAACGCTTTCATCCGAAAGCTTGCCCATTTTTCTCGAATCGGAATTATATAATAGATGAGAAGTTTCCGGAACGAGTATATCCTTCATACACGTTCCGCATGTTTCAAGAGCGCTCTAAATTGGCTATTCAAATTTAGAAAGCTATGTAAGAAGATGGATATGTCGAAGATACGACAAAATCCCCACTATTAATTCTTCTTACCGTGAATCTTTTTGTCGATCAACTCATTCAGAAGATCTGCAAGATCCTGAAACTCATCCCCACTTCGGATTCTGATCTTGTCTACGTCTTTGCCTTCCAGCAGCAATTTTAGATTCTTCTTAATATTATAGATCGGCCCGGCCATCTTATGGGAATAGACCAAGACAAAGATCGCGGAAAGAAGAAGATATAACATAGAGAATAGTAAAATTCCTTTAAATTGGATGGAAAAAAGATCCAAGCCATGATCGTAGTCCGGAAGAGCAAGCTCCTTCTCCACAAACTTGTCCTTCTCTTCTCCGTTAACAATCTCAAATCCCTTTTGGTATACTTTAACAGTGTCCTGGCGAAGTCTGAAAACGACTCCTTTGTCGTATTTGGTAGAATGGATCCAAAATAAAAATCCGAGAGTAAGAAGTAACCCGAAGATGAACAATAAAGAGAAATTTAAGAAGAATCTTAATTGAAAATCTTTATCGATCAGATAATTGGCAAGATGTCTTTTATAACGAGGGGTCTTTGCGGGGGGTGTTGCGGTTTCTTCAGACATGGGAATTGGCCTTCTTTGGTAGAATTTCTTTAAAATTCTCCACATGTCAAAAATATTTCGATTTTAACGAAGTTGAATCACCTCCATAACTGAATCTCTTTGGATTTTTATTTCCTTCTCAAGAGTTTGCAAATACATAAAATTTTCGTCCATGTCGACGATCACACCTTCTAACGTCTCACCGTTGGAAAGTATCACCCTCTCCAATCTTTGGTATTCGTTAAATAGATCATCCTTATTGGAGAAAGATTTTTCAGAACTCCTTGCAATCTCATCTACATGAAGCTCTGAAAATTTAGATCCAAGGTCCTTTTGCTCTGCAGAAGATAGGAAAGTTCTTTGAAAACCTTTCGCCTCTAAGCGTATTTTTTGGCCTGGTTGCAAAACTTGCTCTCCGCGGTTTGGTTCGCTGATACTCTTTGCAGCTACCCTTCCTTCTAAAACGGAGACAATAGTTCCTTCTTTCAGACTTTCTCTGACTTCGAATTTTGTCCCTCTGACTTCTACCAAACCAGTTTCAGTTACGATCCTGAATTCATCTTTTTTGAGGTTCTTGTGCAAATGAACCAGAATGCTTCCATTACGAAGTCTGAAAGATTGTTTTCCTTCTTTCATGATCTCAAGTTCTGTGGATCCCTCCAAGATCATACCTTCTCCCTTAGCAATATTCAGGAAAAGTTTGGAGCCTGGTTCGGTTTTTAAGATCTGGCCGGAGCCCACAGATTCGCCTTCGTTTAATGCCAAAAGTTTTTCGGAATCAGGGGAGAATAAGTATCCTTTTCCGATAATTTTAGCCACGGATATTCCGAACTCGGTCTTTACCGGAGGCGTATTAGGATTTTGTAAAATAAGAAAGCCGAATGCTCCGATCAAGATCGCAGCAGCAGAAGCAATAGTATATAATAACGGTTTCTTAAAGCTGATAACTTTAGAAGATTGGGCTTTTTCGTAAATTTCCTCGAATGATATATTAGAAGGAGGACTCGCCCAAGTTTTGGAAAGCATATCAGACAATTTATCGATAGAAGAACTATATTCGTTCTTCTCACCTTCGATTGCCTTCCTTATTTTATGTTCGAAATTTTCGTCCATTCTTCCCTTCAAAGCTCTTCTGTATTATTCCATCGGCAGAATTTGTTTGTTTTTTGCGATCTCTAAGAGTTTCCCTGTCGCTTTCACAACCAATCTTGATGCAGTTGCAATCGAGATCCCCATGATATCCGCAATATCAGCCAACGTGTATTTTTCTATATTCTTTAATACTAAAGCGTATCTTTCTCCTTCTTCTAAGTCGCTCAAACAATCCATCAATCTGGATTCCAAATCGGAAAGTTCAGTTTTTCTTTCGAAACTTTGCCCTTCTTCTCTATAAGTTCCCATGTCGTCCGTTCCGGATTCTTTCACCGTGGAAAACTTTTTGGCATAGTTAATCGATCGATTTCTCGCGATCGTGTATAACAACTTTAGGGCTTGTTCTTTGTTTAAGTCGGAATTGGAATACTTCTTAAAAAAATTAAGAAAAGTATCCTGCATGAGGTCAGAGGCGGTTTCTGGATTTCCGGTATACTTATACAAGAAATCAAAAATTCTCCCGTTGGATTCCCGATACAGGGTTTCCATAAAATCTTTTCGGGACGCCATTACACAAAGATTCCAACTCGAAACGCTTAATTCAAGTAATTTCCGGCGGCTGTTCTAAACTATACCCTTTTCTCCTCTTCGCGAATGGGCTTTGATAGAGATAACATATCGGGTCCGACTTTTTTACATGAAGGAGAAAAATTTGTAGGAAGGTTTACATTTTTTCTGCTCTCCGATTTTAGAAAAGGAGAAGAAGGTTCACTTTGAAAGTGGATCGGGCTGAGTTTGGGGAAAATACGTTTTCTTGAAAAGGTGGAATGAGGATTTTGTAGTAACTTCGACAATAGAAGATCCGATCTTCGTTTTCAGTCGAAGATACTACACTTATCTAAATACACTAATTCAGTATGAGAC comes from the Leptospira dzoumogneensis genome and includes:
- the metH gene encoding methionine synthase, whose protein sequence is MKHKFPTYTNPKAQELLKLLEERILVLDGAMGTMIQRYGLGEEDFRDERLKDHPSALKGNNDLLVITKPEVIEEIHYKFLEAGANILETNTFSSNRISQADYNAEAYVDELNRKAVKVARAAMERFSKTRPDQPLFLAGSIGPTTRTASLSPDVNNPAFRAVTFDELVETFYEQVRALVEEGVDILLSETNIDTLNLKAIIVAIENVFKDLNVRIPVSLSVTITDASGRTLSGQTIEAFYNSIYHANPLSVGINCALGAGEMRPYIEELSRISGCYISCYPNAGLPNAFGGYDQTPEEFGNFLNDFSSQGWLNIAGGCCGTTPAHIKEGAKAVQGKKPRVIPEIEGKTRLSGLEPLNIDEATGFVLIGERTNVTGSPKFKKLILEGNFEEAVSVALQQVEAGANVIDINFDEALLDGEASMKEFLNLIAVEPDIAKVPFMVDSSKWSVLETGLKCIQGKPIVNSISLKEGEEKFLQQAKTIKMYGASVIVMAFDEQGQAATKDDKVRICKRAYDLLVEKAGFSPFDIIFDPNILTVGTGIEEHNNYAVDFIEAIKEIKVVCPGAKISGGLSNISFSFRGNNPVREAMHSAFLYYAIKAGMDMAIVNAGMLAVYEEIPKDLLERVEDVLLNRRSDATERLIDFAESFKSGEKAEKKEEAWREGTVEQRLEYSLVKGIVEYIEQDTEEARLKYDQPLQVIEGPLMDGMRVVGDLFGSGKMFLPQVVKSARVMKKSVAYLLPFMEEENRKQAQASKKQKFLIATVKGDVHDIGKNIVAVVLACNNYEVIDLGVMVPCEKILEEAKKENVDIIGLSGLITPSLDEMVHVASEMKRTGFDIPLLIGGATTSSAHTSVKISEKYDQPVVHVLDASRVVNVVGKLLNPSLKPDYIKQIKEEQKIQREIYFNTRSDRKLVSIVDARENRYVTDWNVTKVTKPNFTGVRVFDNEISLEELVPYIDWSPFFQAWELKGRYPSILESETYGKQAKELFKDAQKLLEDIISNKRYKTRGVIGIFPANSVGDDIEVYEDETRAKVKTVFHTLRQQISKEEKDEPNYCLADYIAPKESGIADYIGGFAVTAGHGVEEFASIFDSRLDDYNSIMAKALGDRFAEAFAEYMHLKIRKEIWGYVADENLSSEELIRERYQGIRPAAGYPASPDHTEKRTLFDLLDAEKNTGITLTEHFAMMPASSVSGLYFSHPASKYFAVAKINKDQVQDYANRKGISVSEVEKWLSPNLAYDPQEAVSRV
- a CDS encoding DUF362 domain-containing protein; the protein is MAYVVTEPCVGCKITYCAAACPVEAFREGKDYLVIDPDICINCNDCLRECPVNAIFPEDEVPVIWKDWIVLNAKESKTLPMINDLKKPLLDKHCNIKEL
- the ahcY gene encoding adenosylhomocysteinase encodes the protein MSATIQEKGLKYKVKDISLADWGREEIILAEKEMPGLMSLRKEYKGKQPLKGARIAGSLHMTIQTAVLIETLTELGAEVRWSSCNIFSTQDHAAAAIAKTGVPVFAWKGETEEEYWWCVEQTIFFDGGKGPNMILDDGGDLTMYVHEKYPQLLAEIKGVSEETTTGVKGLEKLLKKGELKLPAINVNDSVTKSKFDNLYGCRESLADGIKRATDVMLAGKVALVCGYGDVGKGSAASLRNFGARVIVTEIDPICALQAVMEGYQVLRVEDAIEFVDIVVTATGNDDIISLEHMKAMKDGAILCNIGHFDTEIQMSRLNAEKGVVKKEIKPQVDKYTFENGRSIIVLAEGRLVNLGCATGHPSFVMSCSFTNQVLAQIELWNNKYEIGVYRLPKKLDEKVAALHLEQLGVRLTTLNAKQAEYIGVPVEGPFKPEHYRY
- a CDS encoding ArsR/SmtB family transcription factor, which produces MSLKDMSLERESVGTYSDSILVAPSTTKGVFQDRDILLAIKALSDETRIRVLRILSIAPLNVQEITEVLDMGQSRISRHLKILADAGFLTSQREGSWVYYSPKVSNDDAQDFSARFHTLLLDFEKSLPHSEQDLVKTKDILKQRDLKRSKYFDDVAQNWESIQSDVLDPVLYRNKILDLLPEHSSRILDLGCGPGGLIPYLLMKSQEVIGIDSSEKMIKEAKSSFLNNSQVQLFTSEIETLPENLVQSADSVVASMVLHHLSNPPQAMKEIHKVLKDDGTFIIVDLKKHNQEIMRDNFADLWLGFESELLTDWLNHTGFSLESIEEVESQKYFKVLIIKAKKRGGL
- a CDS encoding DUF1564 family protein, which codes for MNSTVFQNDKLKRKTKIIKNPYPSTALIPERLWRKVPVDCKRNFPRYLRRLQEKYGLLLQSQRYMGRNPLRTSFQAKGQHLIRHSYRPKEENYQELRNVALAHGVSMNYIIVLMIHWESLEVDERILSHFWRNRKPPTSRVIEIRRVLNLGTREVRIILVALPRKFTLERGSPKWS
- a CDS encoding FecR family protein; this translates as MKNRVIVFAFIIFSTLISLPSSLFAEEEIAIVLFIVGDVSGIQDGKKVSLKKNSILKKQDELETKEGKVDLQIGPSVVVRIAAFTKVKIAELSSDKKSNKSKLELVSGKVFARVDKGSKKEDFTITAPSYNAGVRGTQFVICEENEVQRKENPDHEDSDVPNGIFVKEGEVGVTTENGKNFPLKRDEEAVISPQGLLKQPLEEFMREKMKILDGFKKIMEENYKILRDQKLQNQELLNQTKQDI
- a CDS encoding DNA-methyltransferase, yielding MKDILVPETSHLLYNSDSRKMGKLSDESVDLVLTSPPYPMVEMWDDLFKSWDKNTKAALAKSLGNEAFEAMHLQLDKVWGECFRVLKEGGILLVNIGDATRSIGGEFSLFSNHSRILQACRNFGFTSLPDILWRKQTNSPTKFMGSGMYPVGAYVTYEHEYILILRKGGLRKYSKSETEIRRNSAFFWEERNVWFSDVWDLKGERQIFKDVGASRERTAAFPLDFAYRLVNMFSIKGDIILDPFLGTGTTSLAALLSSRNSIGYDVDKGILEIARKKLLAAVNVSSKILQNRLQSHLDFISDRKKQKKEISHKNKYYGFPVITSQETELSFESVDSLLESEHFALKARYSPFNLQNSSKK
- a CDS encoding FecR family protein, which produces MDENFEHKIRKAIEGEKNEYSSSIDKLSDMLSKTWASPPSNISFEEIYEKAQSSKVISFKKPLLYTIASAAAILIGAFGFLILQNPNTPPVKTEFGISVAKIIGKGYLFSPDSEKLLALNEGESVGSGQILKTEPGSKLFLNIAKGEGMILEGSTELEIMKEGKQSFRLRNGSILVHLHKNLKKDEFRIVTETGLVEVRGTKFEVRESLKEGTIVSVLEGRVAAKSISEPNRGEQVLQPGQKIRLEAKGFQRTFLSSAEQKDLGSKFSELHVDEIARSSEKSFSNKDDLFNEYQRLERVILSNGETLEGVIVDMDENFMYLQTLEKEIKIQRDSVMEVIQLR
- a CDS encoding RNA polymerase sigma factor, with amino-acid sequence MASRKDFMETLYRESNGRIFDFLYKYTGNPETASDLMQDTFLNFFKKYSNSDLNKEQALKLLYTIARNRSINYAKKFSTVKESGTDDMGTYREEGQSFERKTELSDLESRLMDCLSDLEEGERYALVLKNIEKYTLADIADIMGISIATASRLVVKATGKLLEIAKNKQILPME